The following are encoded together in the Zingiber officinale cultivar Zhangliang chromosome 8A, Zo_v1.1, whole genome shotgun sequence genome:
- the LOC122011328 gene encoding uncharacterized protein LOC122011328 gives MAQAALLWLWPLMRIARLLLDGLWIISSLEGRPSSSSMSTPNPRVHCKGIVLEDPNVSKAIVEFVLQSSIEKLVIGESPKGEFDRSTNLSSSISKAVPDFCTVIVISKGKVSSLRSAVKSAPPPLRPQSPIQAAPKPEILSNIPRNVKKVPNETGLAPWNLHKETESIKSPFTRGGNISSTRSYENAQSNSLTIMNEEVEGRMRQLKLELKQTLDKYNSACKEALTAMQKAKELQQWKMEGQRMREAHVEEEVTLALAEKVKA, from the exons ATGGCGCAGGCTGCCCTCTTGTGGCTGTGGCCATTGATGAGAATAGCCAGACTGCTTTTAGATGGGCTCTGGATAATATCGTCGCTAGAGGGCAGACCCTCATCGTCATCCATGTCAACACCAAATCCTCGT GTTCATTGCAAAGGTATCGTACTCGAGGACCCCAATGTATCCAAAGCAATTGTTGAGTTTGTTTTGCAGTCTTCAATAGAGAAGCTAGTGATCGGTGAGTCGCCTAAAGGCGAATTCGACAG GAGCACAAACCTGAGTTCAAGCATCAGCAAAGCTGTGCCTGATTTTTGTACAGTCATTGTCATCTCGAAAGGGAAGGTGTCCTCGCTGAGGAGTGCTGTTAAGTCAGCTCCACCACCTCTCCGGCCGCAAAGCCCCATCCAAGCAGCTCCTAAACCTGAAATTCTAAGCAATATCCCTAGAAATGTCAAGAAAG TGCCAAATGAGACTGGATTGGCTCCATGGAATTTGCATAAAGAAACTGAATCGATAAA gtcacCTTTCACCAGAGGAGGGAATATTTCTTCAACAAGATCATACGAGAATGCACAGTCCAATTCTCTAACAATCATG AATGAAGAAGTGGAAGGAAGGATGAGACAATTGAAATTGGAGCTGAAGCAAACGTTGGACAAGTACAACTCGGCCTGCAAGGAAGCGCTCACTGCGATGCAGAAG GCAAAGGAGCTTCAACAATGGAAGATGGAGGGGCAGAGGATGAGAGAAGCTCATGTGGAAGAGGAGGTAACTCTGGCTTTGGCGGAGAAGGTGAAGGCTTAG